The following coding sequences are from one Triticum dicoccoides isolate Atlit2015 ecotype Zavitan chromosome 4A, WEW_v2.0, whole genome shotgun sequence window:
- the LOC119287312 gene encoding putative F-box protein At3g52320: protein MAEAARGGPTPPHDGIPDEILIWDILVRLPPKSLLRCRAVCRAWRTATSARDFLIANHARQPTRPFLYVCNLPRYGYYKVGGDIDIIPFDHRAAADKLQPVARLGRASEFKDLVASFDGLVVFDWWRRKFLGICNPATRQYARLRVPMDSTFLGMYRHPPTGEYRVLMYRCPAAGREAGCYVLSLGSGQPPRRIVRPGEAHKEVIFGTKYVLLRGGLHWHRVQQHEGESNMLIVFDTTAESFRQMRVPIVRGSARDGLFEMDGMLGMSSFNDKATNIDIWVLQDYESEVWTFKCHIELPLTEIRASCGKRDDDDSWETVAPGDGELLVLVKFPDWLVQVDMDGKLVATFNHTGVEPTQLQLKQSLVPHDFFPSLHGYVVNGWPFT, encoded by the coding sequence ATGGCGGAGGCAGCAAGGGGAGGGCCGACGCCTCCTCATGATGGCATCCCGGATGAGATCCTCATCTGGGACATCCTCGTCCGCCTGCCCCCCAAATCGCTCCTCCGCTGCCGCGCCGTCTGCCGCGCCTGGCGCACAGCCACCTCCGCCCGCGACTTCCTCATCGCCAACCACGCCCGCCAGCCCACCCGCCCCTTCCTCTACGTCTGCAACCTTCCCCGCTACGGCTACTACAAGGTCGGCGGCGACATAGACATCATCCCCTTCGACCACCGGGCCGCCGCCGACAAGCTCCAGCCCGTCGCGCGACTTGGCCGAGCCTCCGAATTCAAAGATCTGGTGGCCTCCTTTGACGGCCTCGTTGTCTTCGACTGGTGGCGCCGCAAGTTCTTGGGCATCTGCAACCCAGCGACCCGTCAGTATGCCCGCCTCAGGGTGCCTATGGACTCCACGTTCTTGGGGATGTACCGTCACCCCCCAACCGGCGAATACAGGGTACTGATGTACCGGTGTCCGGCAGCTGGGAGGGAAGCTGGCTGCTATGTTTTATCGTTGGGCTCCGGCCAACCGCCGAGAAGAATCGTCAGGCCGGGGGAAGCGCATAAAGAAGTCATATTCGGCACCAAGTATGTGCTACTCCGTGGCGGGCTGCATTGGCACCGGGTGCAGCAGCACGAGGGCGAAAGCAACATGCTAATCGTGTTTGACACCACGGCTGAGTCGTTCCGACAGATGCGCGTCCCGATTGTTCGTGGTTCTGCCAGGGATGGGCTGTTTGAGATGGATGGAATGCTCGGCATGTCTAGCTTTAATGACAAAGCGACAAACATTGATATCTGGGTGTTACAGGACTATGAAAGCGAGGTCTGGACCTTCAAATGCCACATTGAATTGCCGCTTACAGAGATTAGGGCGTCGTGTGGAAAACGCGACGACGATGACTCTTGGGAAACGGTCGCGCCTGGGGATGGTGAGTTGCTTGTGCTGGTCAAATTTCCTGACTGGCTAGTTCAGGTTGACATGGATGGCAAGTTGGTCGCCACTTTCAATCACACAGGTGTCGAACCTACTCAACTGCAGCTCAAACAAAGTCTTGTTCCGCATGACTTctttccatcgctacatggttatgTTGTGAATGGTTGGCCTTTCACCTGA